The Dehalococcoidia bacterium genome includes a window with the following:
- a CDS encoding PQQ-binding-like beta-propeller repeat protein, translated as MVAAIALAIGIWVFWSLGPSRNPPNPSSDVTSAPMSEADWPMIGRDPSHSGLNSWPDGAPEGRIIWQLETDAPFESSPAVVDGTVYASTGDKRVVALNAESGEVVWETDVGGPVASSPAVAGGLLYVGLRDNRVIALSTANGELVWEHLTRGYIVASPTVRNGIVYIGSSDERLYALDAQTGEEFWSFRAAGRLNSSPAVSDEVIGIVSQGRAVQILDALTGRIRLDFNIAGESIAPPTLDGDLLYAVDTRGAIVGIDWRKQQLPFEKLARFARTQFYVWQFVETLPPPKGYVWNFRAPRQRFQSGPVQGNDHLFSVSDTGDLFAFDRPQGTLAWRLKLDNGVNGSPSVGGDTVYVGDKGGVLYGLDTLTGEERWRFTVDAEDEIVSTPVIAGSTMFVTTKNGVLYAIR; from the coding sequence ATGGTTGCCGCGATCGCGCTGGCCATCGGGATCTGGGTGTTCTGGAGCCTCGGCCCGAGTCGCAACCCACCTAACCCGAGCTCTGACGTCACCTCTGCGCCGATGAGTGAGGCCGACTGGCCGATGATCGGGCGAGACCCGTCCCACTCGGGCCTGAACTCGTGGCCGGACGGCGCACCAGAGGGGCGGATCATCTGGCAGTTGGAGACCGACGCGCCATTCGAGTCGTCCCCAGCAGTTGTCGACGGGACAGTCTACGCGAGTACCGGAGACAAGCGGGTCGTGGCCCTGAATGCCGAGTCAGGCGAAGTGGTCTGGGAGACCGATGTGGGCGGTCCCGTCGCCTCGTCTCCAGCCGTGGCCGGTGGCCTGCTGTACGTGGGGCTGAGGGACAACCGAGTCATCGCGCTATCGACTGCCAATGGAGAGCTGGTGTGGGAGCACCTGACGAGAGGCTACATCGTGGCTTCTCCGACTGTGAGAAACGGCATCGTCTACATTGGTTCGAGCGACGAGAGGCTGTACGCGCTTGATGCGCAGACGGGCGAGGAGTTCTGGAGCTTCAGGGCTGCGGGCAGGCTCAATTCCAGCCCGGCGGTCTCGGACGAGGTCATCGGTATCGTATCGCAGGGCCGTGCCGTTCAGATCCTCGACGCTCTAACCGGCAGAATCCGGCTCGACTTCAACATCGCTGGAGAGTCGATCGCTCCACCCACGCTCGACGGTGATCTGCTTTACGCGGTTGACACCCGAGGGGCCATCGTCGGCATCGACTGGAGAAAGCAACAACTGCCGTTCGAAAAGCTGGCGAGGTTCGCACGCACGCAGTTTTACGTATGGCAGTTCGTAGAAACGCTTCCACCGCCGAAGGGGTACGTGTGGAATTTCCGCGCCCCCCGCCAGAGATTCCAGTCCGGTCCGGTGCAGGGCAACGACCACCTCTTCTCGGTATCAGATACGGGCGATCTGTTTGCCTTCGACCGACCGCAGGGTACCCTTGCGTGGAGGTTGAAGCTGGACAACGGGGTTAACGGCAGCCCATCGGTAGGAGGCGACACAGTCTACGTGGGCGATAAAGGTGGAGTCTTATATGGACTTGACACGCTCACCGGAGAGGAACGCTGGCGGTTCACCGTTGACGCCGAGGATGAGATCGTATCGACGCCCGTCATTGCCGGGAGCACAATGTTCGTGACTACCAAGAACGGCGTGCTGTACGCGATTAGATAG
- a CDS encoding glycosyltransferase family 39 protein: MNRMTCEAARHLHLVAFAPVLALAAYVRLYDLGHGHPGLAIYTSISSHAYKSFHNWFYPNMFADGSILADKPPLFFWYQGLFIALLGPSNVSFRLPVAIAGICSVVLLYVIVRRCSGTLPALIAAAALAIMPIDVNYSRGTFIEPVVTVTMLFAAYFVVRAVQEKREGFYYVGGFILGLAFMVKLWQGLLPAPAFALLALAYRWQPWPDFVKIGLKCTAVFLVAAFWWPLIVWLTPGAYDSVMHADNVWHMIFGWNLFERYGELEYGARHRRDMLWFITGPMSVYFGTSLFPATLLGAFAVIGGVWHRAWEAGTRVWNSLSDQLLPLPESLPRTRYGGEGWGEGETSTRKFSVLAERLRLLVGPVWTRKLSRPVPPDALPGLGLGVLWLVWLGIGVIGFGGASIRLATYWTATTPAIAALAGIGIASIPSLVRRGSVAAWLVFLGALAGVFYCTNVFGLFREVAPYFRAASNISLLFAGMIAVAAVFVYFGWRPFRFDVSAAMLLTVCVGAITLTATVTYHNLTNPRDDTLGRIGFDQIDIPGIIGPEPTLDEERKQRQGALITAIVRTEFDQVEAALEYVRERRGEARYLLASDTYNTGAMVALITGEPVLPLYSEYKLEALIEDAEFKRLLEEGHIPFILTTRHMLYMDFDLYTRMRTSSLEVTTRSGLPGGGELELLRVTEW; encoded by the coding sequence TTGAACAGAATGACCTGCGAGGCCGCTCGCCACCTGCACCTCGTTGCGTTTGCGCCGGTGCTGGCGCTTGCGGCCTATGTGCGGCTGTACGACCTCGGGCACGGGCATCCTGGACTTGCGATATACACGTCCATCTCGTCGCACGCGTACAAGTCGTTTCACAACTGGTTCTACCCCAACATGTTTGCCGACGGCTCGATACTCGCCGACAAGCCTCCGCTGTTCTTCTGGTACCAGGGACTGTTCATCGCGCTGCTTGGACCTTCGAACGTCTCGTTCAGGCTGCCTGTGGCGATCGCCGGAATCTGCTCCGTCGTGCTGCTGTACGTGATAGTCAGGCGTTGCAGCGGCACGCTCCCGGCACTGATCGCGGCTGCCGCGCTTGCCATCATGCCTATCGACGTCAACTACTCGCGGGGTACGTTCATCGAGCCCGTCGTCACCGTGACGATGCTGTTCGCGGCGTACTTCGTCGTCCGGGCGGTGCAGGAGAAGCGCGAGGGATTCTACTACGTCGGCGGATTCATCCTGGGACTGGCGTTCATGGTCAAGCTGTGGCAGGGACTGCTGCCCGCCCCCGCGTTCGCGCTGCTTGCGCTGGCGTACAGGTGGCAGCCGTGGCCGGACTTCGTGAAGATCGGGCTGAAGTGCACGGCGGTCTTCCTTGTGGCCGCCTTCTGGTGGCCGCTGATAGTCTGGCTGACCCCCGGAGCGTACGACTCCGTGATGCACGCCGACAACGTGTGGCACATGATCTTCGGCTGGAACCTCTTCGAACGGTACGGCGAGCTCGAGTACGGCGCGCGTCACCGCCGCGATATGCTGTGGTTCATCACCGGCCCGATGAGCGTGTACTTCGGGACTTCACTCTTCCCCGCGACGCTGCTGGGAGCATTCGCTGTTATTGGCGGAGTGTGGCACCGCGCCTGGGAAGCCGGAACGAGGGTGTGGAATTCGCTATCGGACCAACTGCTCCCTCTCCCTGAGAGCCTGCCCCGTACTCGATACGGGGGAGAGGGTTGGGGTGAGGGGGAAACCTCTACCCGAAAATTCTCTGTGCTGGCCGAACGTCTGCGCTTGCTCGTCGGACCTGTGTGGACTCGAAAGCTGTCGCGACCCGTTCCGCCCGATGCGCTGCCCGGTCTGGGACTCGGCGTCCTGTGGCTGGTCTGGCTGGGCATTGGCGTGATCGGATTTGGCGGCGCGTCGATCAGGTTGGCCACATACTGGACAGCCACGACGCCCGCCATCGCTGCACTCGCCGGCATTGGTATTGCCTCCATTCCATCCCTGGTGCGAAGAGGCAGCGTCGCAGCATGGCTGGTCTTCCTTGGAGCGCTTGCGGGCGTTTTCTACTGTACGAATGTCTTTGGACTCTTCCGGGAGGTCGCCCCCTACTTCAGGGCTGCTTCGAATATCTCGCTGCTGTTTGCGGGGATGATCGCTGTTGCGGCTGTCTTCGTGTACTTCGGGTGGCGGCCATTCAGGTTCGACGTGTCCGCCGCGATGCTGCTGACCGTCTGCGTCGGGGCAATCACACTGACGGCCACGGTGACCTATCACAATCTCACCAACCCGCGCGACGACACGCTTGGCAGGATCGGCTTCGACCAGATCGACATTCCCGGAATCATAGGCCCGGAGCCGACGCTCGATGAGGAACGCAAGCAGAGACAGGGCGCGCTGATTACCGCGATAGTCAGGACTGAGTTCGACCAGGTCGAGGCCGCCCTGGAGTACGTCCGGGAGCGTCGAGGCGAGGCGCGATACCTGCTCGCGAGCGACACCTACAACACCGGCGCAATGGTCGCGCTGATTACTGGGGAACCCGTGCTGCCGCTCTACTCCGAGTACAAGTTGGAGGCGCTGATAGAGGACGCCGAGTTCAAGCGCCTTCTCGAAGAGGGCCACATACCTTTCATCCTGACGACGAGGCACATGCTCTACATGGACTTCGATCTCTATACGCGGATGAGAACGTCATCGCTCGAAGTCACGACGAGATCCGGCCTTCCAGGAGGCGGCGAACTCGAGCTTCTCCGGGTAACAGAATGGTAG
- a CDS encoding ABC transporter substrate-binding protein, producing MKSVRLLGIVCALSLLTVLAMACAADEPSAPSAPQAPAAAAPAAPAQAVQQAAPSAPQQPAAPQQAAQSAPAITAVPVAPQVQKLAPPTPVPTPVMMQTSDWVAEYVSSAGYKPEWGEPVYGGILRYGANLKLNGHDPNYGHTYEGPQFLPTYNSLIKFDPWQGLTGPILPDLATTWDMSGDGTVITFQLREGVRFQDNPNSTLPESVLANVAGDDFTCEDAAASLQFAIYPPQSLKDVGVTHAGPRLGLSHLKDGGATCPDGPMGYTLRAEFQEARAGTIGKFAGVTGMPNNMDKDLIEWWTAECPDCWDQTTDVTYLYGTGTGAFIPVDRVQDVGTKIRANPDYWREGLPFLEGVDHLEIEDATTRFTALITGQTDYYGEGSASLLPGQVSQVLERYSDDIHLEPVLHLWGKGLQFNLHREPFNDVRVRTAIHLGIDREDWVEINRIEGGGQNVVGVIRPTNWMPPGTVWALPDDELWVMPGFRNGPGEKQVDIDEANRLLDEAGLTGSPRFTAGCMTTPAQIFIDGCLYFKDQLKKNLDIELNVDVVEEAVQRQRGQTGHGEPPDYDVHYGSKARTDVADPSDFYNIFLVPETESWYHRGTGRFQADPENAQKLLDLSIAQAVELDPAKRREIVHEIERLSIETMYMVPMPWSIIWPAWHTDVRGWRMFNHPSQIKWAGWERAWLAR from the coding sequence ATGAAGAGTGTCAGACTTCTAGGAATTGTCTGCGCGCTGTCGTTACTGACAGTCCTGGCTATGGCATGTGCTGCAGACGAGCCGAGCGCTCCGTCGGCACCACAGGCGCCTGCTGCCGCAGCTCCCGCTGCGCCGGCCCAGGCTGTTCAGCAAGCCGCACCGTCGGCTCCGCAGCAGCCCGCAGCTCCACAGCAAGCCGCACAGTCGGCTCCGGCGATCACGGCGGTCCCGGTAGCTCCGCAGGTGCAGAAGTTAGCGCCGCCAACTCCGGTGCCCACACCGGTCATGATGCAGACCAGCGACTGGGTTGCAGAATACGTTTCCAGCGCGGGCTACAAGCCTGAGTGGGGTGAGCCGGTCTATGGCGGCATCCTGCGATACGGCGCGAACCTGAAGCTGAACGGGCACGACCCGAACTACGGCCACACCTATGAGGGCCCGCAGTTCCTGCCCACGTACAACTCGCTGATCAAGTTCGACCCGTGGCAGGGCCTCACTGGACCCATCCTGCCTGATCTTGCCACGACGTGGGACATGTCCGGCGACGGCACGGTCATCACGTTCCAGCTGCGCGAGGGCGTCAGGTTCCAGGACAACCCGAACAGCACGCTTCCAGAGAGCGTACTGGCAAATGTTGCTGGCGACGACTTCACATGCGAAGACGCGGCCGCCAGCCTGCAGTTTGCCATCTACCCGCCGCAGTCCCTCAAGGACGTTGGCGTGACCCACGCAGGACCTCGCCTGGGCCTGTCACACCTCAAGGACGGCGGAGCGACCTGCCCTGACGGCCCAATGGGCTACACGCTCAGAGCCGAGTTCCAGGAAGCCCGCGCGGGCACGATCGGCAAGTTCGCCGGCGTGACCGGAATGCCCAACAACATGGACAAGGACCTCATCGAGTGGTGGACTGCCGAGTGCCCGGACTGCTGGGACCAGACCACTGACGTGACCTACCTGTACGGCACCGGCACCGGCGCGTTCATACCCGTCGACCGTGTGCAGGACGTAGGTACCAAGATCCGCGCCAACCCTGACTACTGGCGCGAGGGTCTGCCGTTCCTCGAAGGCGTGGACCACCTCGAGATCGAGGACGCCACCACGCGCTTCACCGCTCTCATCACCGGCCAGACTGACTACTACGGCGAGGGAAGCGCTTCGCTGCTCCCCGGCCAGGTCAGCCAGGTGCTCGAGCGGTACTCCGATGACATTCACCTGGAGCCTGTGCTTCACCTGTGGGGCAAGGGCCTCCAGTTCAACCTTCACCGCGAGCCGTTTAACGACGTTCGCGTGAGGACTGCTATCCACCTCGGCATCGACCGTGAGGACTGGGTGGAGATCAACAGGATCGAGGGCGGTGGCCAGAACGTCGTAGGCGTAATCAGGCCTACCAACTGGATGCCTCCCGGAACCGTCTGGGCTCTGCCCGACGACGAGCTCTGGGTAATGCCCGGCTTCCGCAATGGTCCTGGTGAGAAGCAGGTTGACATCGACGAAGCCAACCGGCTCCTTGACGAAGCCGGCCTGACTGGCAGCCCACGCTTCACAGCGGGCTGCATGACCACACCGGCTCAGATATTCATCGACGGCTGCCTGTACTTCAAGGACCAGCTTAAGAAGAACCTCGACATCGAGCTGAACGTCGACGTGGTCGAAGAAGCGGTACAGCGACAGCGTGGCCAGACCGGTCACGGCGAGCCGCCGGACTACGACGTACACTACGGCTCCAAGGCCAGGACCGACGTAGCGGACCCGTCCGACTTCTACAACATCTTCCTGGTTCCTGAGACCGAGAGCTGGTACCACCGTGGTACCGGACGCTTCCAGGCTGACCCTGAGAACGCCCAGAAGCTGCTCGACCTCTCCATAGCACAGGCTGTGGAACTGGACCCGGCGAAGCGACGCGAGATCGTCCATGAGATTGAAAGACTGTCAATCGAGACCATGTACATGGTCCCGATGCCCTGGTCGATCATCTGGCCCGCGTGGCACACGGACGTTCGCGGCTGGCGCATGTTTAACCACCCGTCCCAGATCAAGTGGGCTGGATGGGAGCGCGCCTGGCTCGCACGGTAG
- a CDS encoding ABC transporter permease, with amino-acid sequence MQQYLARRLLFGVLTAALVSVLVFALMRIAPGDVAQSIAAQQAGGEEGTVSEEQLEQIREALGLNRPLHIQYFDWIGGFVIGDWGDSLFTKRPVFTEFKKKVVVTVELVIISQIIAIALGLPAGVLMALKQDTKVDYTVRIVSLAGLSIPSFWTAILFLVAGAYFFRWNPPLGYMEFVDDPIGNLSQFIWPALMIGYISAATKARMMRSTMLEVLRQDYIRTAHAKGLKQAVVTARHALKNAMIPVVTVIGITTALSLGGSVVMERVFVLPGIGSYIVDGMLQRDYPVVQSMVLFFAAAVIVVNLLVDLSYGWLDPRVRYQ; translated from the coding sequence ATGCAGCAATATCTCGCTCGAAGGCTCCTCTTCGGTGTGCTGACGGCGGCTCTAGTCTCCGTCTTGGTCTTTGCGCTAATGAGGATTGCCCCAGGCGATGTGGCGCAATCCATCGCTGCGCAGCAGGCTGGTGGCGAAGAAGGCACCGTCAGCGAAGAGCAACTGGAGCAGATACGAGAGGCGCTCGGACTGAACCGTCCCCTGCACATACAGTACTTTGACTGGATAGGCGGATTCGTCATAGGCGACTGGGGCGACTCTCTGTTCACCAAGCGCCCAGTGTTTACCGAGTTCAAGAAGAAGGTGGTCGTAACCGTCGAGCTGGTGATCATCTCGCAGATCATTGCAATCGCCCTGGGCCTTCCTGCGGGAGTGCTCATGGCGCTGAAGCAGGATACGAAAGTCGACTATACCGTCAGGATCGTATCGCTCGCTGGACTGTCCATACCATCGTTCTGGACCGCGATCCTGTTCCTGGTGGCCGGAGCCTACTTCTTCCGCTGGAATCCGCCGCTGGGCTACATGGAATTTGTCGACGACCCCATAGGTAATCTGAGCCAGTTCATCTGGCCGGCCTTGATGATCGGCTACATCAGCGCAGCGACAAAGGCACGCATGATGCGCTCGACCATGCTGGAAGTGCTGCGGCAGGACTACATTCGTACTGCACATGCCAAGGGGCTGAAGCAGGCTGTGGTTACCGCCCGCCACGCGCTCAAGAACGCCATGATACCGGTGGTCACCGTAATTGGGATCACCACCGCGCTTTCGCTTGGTGGATCGGTGGTTATGGAGCGTGTGTTCGTACTCCCCGGAATTGGTAGCTATATCGTTGACGGAATGCTGCAGCGGGACTACCCCGTGGTGCAGTCGATGGTGCTGTTCTTCGCGGCAGCGGTCATAGTGGTCAACCTTCTCGTGGACCTGTCCTACGGTTGGCTCGACCCCCGCGTACGGTACCAGTAG